In Lacibacter sp. H375, one DNA window encodes the following:
- the nirB gene encoding nitrite reductase large subunit NirB, whose product MKVVVIGNGMVGYKFCEKLVKKNSAGNISIVVFGEEVRPAYDRVHLSEYFAGKSADDLSLAPKEWYTDNGIVLHLSDPVVSIDRENKTVHSHAGVTETYDYLILATGSAAFVPPIPGVEKEGVFIYRTIEDLELMTNWAKKSKKGAVIGGGLLGLEAAKAMLDLGVTDTQVIEFAPRLMPRQIDDAGSRLLQSKLQDLGLTIHTSKNTTAINGDDAISSMSFSDDSSFDVDMLVISAGIKPRDELARNAAIEVGPRGGITVNDNLQTSDPFIFAIGECALHKGMIYGLVAPGYEMAEVVVTNLTGGEKSFTGFDMSTKLKLIGVDVASFGDPFVSGEGIRSIVFDDSVKGVYKRINVSADGKELLGGILVGDAEQYNMLLQTCKNKVVLPPNTEDVILGARGGEGDGGAGVTSLPDDAVICSCEAVTKGAICESVKLGYETVDGIKKCTKAGTGCGGCVPMVKDLMVHTMKTQGKVVRNVLCEHFDYSRQELFDLIKINDLRTYDAVLDKFGKGDGCELCKPPVASILASLWNEVILKKGNDTAQDSNDRFLANIQKGGTYSVVPRIPGGEITPDKLIVIGQVAKKYNLYTKITGGQRIDLFGAHLSDLPNIWEELIDAGFESGHAYGKSLRTVKSCVGSTWCRFGLHDSVSFAIRVEERYRGLRSPHKLKGGVSGCIRECAEAQSKDFGIIATEKGWNLYVCGNGGSKPQHALLLASDIDEETCVKYLDRFLMFYVKTADPLTRTATWLNKMEGGIDYLRSVVVHDALGMNAEWEAAMESHVNTYECEWKAAIETPELRKRFNHFVNAPEEKDPTVVFDPMREQKRAKEWK is encoded by the coding sequence ATGAAAGTGGTAGTAATAGGAAATGGCATGGTGGGTTACAAGTTCTGCGAAAAGCTTGTAAAAAAGAACAGTGCCGGTAATATCTCCATCGTGGTTTTTGGAGAAGAAGTAAGACCTGCTTACGACAGGGTTCATTTAAGTGAGTATTTCGCCGGTAAGTCTGCCGACGATCTTTCCCTCGCCCCAAAAGAATGGTATACTGATAATGGTATCGTGCTGCATCTTTCAGATCCTGTGGTTTCAATAGACCGGGAAAACAAAACTGTGCACTCACACGCAGGTGTAACCGAAACTTACGATTACCTGATCCTTGCCACCGGTTCGGCAGCTTTTGTGCCGCCAATTCCGGGTGTTGAAAAAGAAGGTGTATTCATTTACAGAACTATTGAAGACCTGGAGTTGATGACCAACTGGGCAAAGAAGTCGAAGAAAGGTGCAGTCATCGGTGGCGGTTTGTTGGGATTAGAAGCAGCCAAAGCAATGCTCGATCTTGGTGTTACCGATACACAAGTGATTGAATTTGCTCCACGCCTCATGCCTCGTCAAATTGACGATGCAGGTTCAAGATTATTACAATCGAAATTACAAGACCTCGGTCTTACAATTCATACATCAAAAAACACAACGGCTATTAATGGTGATGATGCCATCAGCAGCATGAGTTTTTCTGATGATAGTTCTTTTGATGTTGATATGCTCGTGATCTCTGCAGGTATTAAACCAAGAGATGAACTGGCGAGAAACGCAGCCATTGAAGTTGGTCCACGTGGAGGAATAACCGTTAACGACAACTTGCAAACATCCGACCCTTTTATTTTTGCTATTGGCGAATGTGCTTTACATAAGGGAATGATCTACGGTCTTGTTGCTCCCGGTTATGAAATGGCCGAAGTGGTGGTAACGAATTTAACTGGTGGCGAAAAATCATTTACCGGTTTTGATATGAGCACCAAACTCAAATTGATCGGTGTAGATGTTGCAAGCTTCGGTGATCCGTTTGTGAGCGGTGAAGGCATCAGAAGTATTGTATTTGATGATAGTGTGAAAGGTGTTTACAAACGTATTAATGTAAGTGCTGATGGTAAAGAATTGTTGGGTGGAATTTTAGTGGGTGATGCAGAGCAATACAATATGTTATTGCAAACCTGCAAGAATAAAGTGGTGTTGCCTCCTAATACAGAAGATGTAATTCTTGGAGCAAGAGGTGGTGAAGGTGATGGTGGCGCAGGCGTTACAAGTTTGCCTGATGATGCAGTGATCTGCAGTTGCGAAGCGGTTACAAAAGGTGCTATTTGCGAATCTGTAAAACTCGGTTACGAAACTGTTGATGGTATTAAGAAGTGTACAAAAGCAGGAACGGGTTGTGGTGGTTGTGTGCCAATGGTGAAAGACCTGATGGTGCATACCATGAAAACACAAGGCAAGGTTGTTCGCAATGTATTGTGTGAACACTTTGATTACAGTCGCCAAGAATTATTTGATCTCATCAAAATAAATGATCTGCGTACATACGATGCAGTGCTGGATAAGTTTGGTAAAGGTGATGGTTGTGAATTATGTAAACCTCCTGTTGCATCTATTCTCGCAAGTTTGTGGAATGAAGTAATCCTTAAAAAAGGAAATGATACAGCACAGGATAGTAATGATCGATTCTTAGCGAATATTCAAAAAGGTGGAACGTATTCGGTAGTTCCCCGTATTCCCGGTGGAGAAATTACACCCGATAAATTAATTGTAATTGGTCAGGTTGCGAAGAAGTATAATCTCTATACAAAGATTACCGGCGGTCAGCGTATCGATTTGTTTGGCGCACACTTAAGTGATCTGCCAAATATCTGGGAAGAATTAATTGACGCTGGTTTTGAAAGCGGACATGCTTACGGTAAAAGTTTACGTACAGTAAAAAGTTGCGTAGGTAGCACCTGGTGTCGCTTCGGTTTACATGATAGTGTAAGTTTTGCAATACGAGTTGAAGAACGTTATCGTGGTCTTCGTTCACCACATAAATTAAAAGGTGGTGTGAGTGGATGTATCCGTGAGTGTGCAGAAGCACAGAGTAAAGACTTTGGTATCATCGCTACTGAAAAAGGCTGGAACCTCTATGTATGTGGCAACGGTGGTAGTAAACCTCAACATGCTTTATTGCTCGCATCTGATATTGATGAAGAAACATGTGTGAAGTATCTCGATCGTTTCTTAATGTTCTATGTAAAAACTGCTGATCCATTAACACGTACAGCTACATGGTTGAATAAGATGGAAGGTGGAATTGATTACCTGCGTTCAGTTGTTGTGCATGATGCATTGGGTATGAATGCAGAGTGGGAAGCGGCCATGGAAAGCCATGTAAACACTTACGAGTGCGAATGGAAAGCTGCTATTGAAACACCTGAATTAAGAAAACGTTTCAATCACTTTGTCAATGCACCGGAAGAAAAAGATCCAACAGTTGTGTTTGATCCGATGCGTGAACAGAAGCGTGCTAAAGAATGGAAATAA
- a CDS encoding DoxX family protein: MKKFFSAEPFAPNVGLMLVRIVVGLFLIYHGWEVFDAAKMNEYLTWDSFKQSSNGMLLVYAGKSAELIAGVLFMLGLFTRVAAVLTIGTLGYIAFGLGNGVVWYNDQHPFMFVLIAFLFLFTGPGTISLDHYLFKRS; this comes from the coding sequence ATGAAGAAATTCTTTTCAGCAGAACCCTTTGCACCCAACGTTGGTTTAATGTTGGTTCGCATTGTTGTTGGCTTGTTTCTCATCTATCACGGTTGGGAAGTATTTGATGCAGCGAAGATGAATGAATATCTTACCTGGGACAGTTTTAAGCAATCTTCGAATGGAATGCTGTTGGTATATGCAGGAAAGTCAGCAGAATTAATAGCCGGTGTATTGTTTATGTTGGGTTTGTTTACACGTGTTGCTGCAGTACTTACAATCGGCACTCTTGGTTACATTGCATTCGGATTAGGCAACGGTGTTGTTTGGTACAACGATCAGCATCCGTTTATGTTTGTACTCATTGCATTCCTGTTTTTGTTTACAGGCCCGGGAACAATCAGCCTAGATCATTACTTATTTAAACGAAGTTAA
- the bglX gene encoding beta-glucosidase BglX encodes MKVLKGLLIGSFVLFTVQLQAQQTSEAKMKIFIDALMKKMTVDEKIGQLNLPGSGDIVTGQAGNSDIGKKIKEGKVGGLFNIKSVAKIKAVQKVAVEETRLKIPLLFGMDVIHGYQTVFPIPLGLSCSWDMQLIEQSARIAAIEASADGINWTFSPMVDLTRDPRWGRVSEGNGEDPYLGGQIAKAMVRGYQGKDLSLNNTIMSCVKHFALYGAAEAGRDYNTTDMSRYRMYNEYFYPYKAAVEAGVGSVMASFNDIDGIPATGNKWLLTDVLRRQWGFKGFLVTDYTGINEMMDHGIGDLKTVSARALGAGIDMDMVGEGFLTTLKQSLSSGKVTMQMIDAACRRILEAKYKLGLFDDPYRYCNEERAKTEIFTSAHRKIARETAAQSFVLLKNQNNVLPLKKSGTVAVIGPLANDKRNMPGTWSVAAEFDKATAVLTGLNEVAGNKVKFLYAKGSNLDYDEAFEDRATMFGKGIGRDKRTPEEMINEAIAIANQSDVVLAVLGESAEMSGESSSRTNIEMPQAQKELLKALLKTGKPVVLVLFTGRPLALTWEQQNVPAILNVWFGGSEAGYAVADVLFGDVNPSGKLTMTFPQNVGQVPLFYNHKNTGRPLADGKWFEKFRSNYLDVSNDPLYPFGYGLSYTNFSYSDVKISNGSPKGNQTITASVTLTNTGSVTGKEVVQLYIRDVVGSVTRPVKELKGFQKIELKAGESKTVTFNISPNDLKFYNYDLKHDWEAGEFQIMIGGNSRDVKMAKVNWSK; translated from the coding sequence ATGAAAGTCTTAAAAGGATTGCTCATCGGATCTTTCGTTTTGTTTACTGTTCAGTTACAGGCTCAGCAAACAAGCGAAGCAAAAATGAAAATATTCATTGATGCACTAATGAAGAAGATGACAGTAGATGAAAAGATCGGTCAGTTAAATTTGCCTGGCTCTGGTGATATTGTAACCGGGCAAGCCGGCAATTCTGATATTGGCAAAAAGATCAAAGAAGGAAAAGTGGGCGGACTGTTCAATATTAAATCTGTTGCAAAGATCAAAGCGGTGCAAAAAGTTGCAGTAGAAGAAACACGGTTAAAAATTCCATTGCTATTTGGAATGGATGTAATTCATGGCTATCAAACTGTGTTTCCTATTCCGTTGGGATTAAGCTGCAGTTGGGATATGCAACTCATTGAACAAAGTGCACGCATCGCAGCAATTGAAGCAAGTGCAGATGGGATCAACTGGACGTTCTCGCCTATGGTTGATCTTACACGTGATCCTCGTTGGGGCCGTGTATCAGAAGGTAATGGTGAAGATCCGTATCTCGGCGGACAAATTGCAAAAGCAATGGTGCGTGGTTACCAGGGAAAAGATCTGTCGTTGAATAATACCATCATGAGTTGTGTAAAACACTTCGCATTGTATGGTGCTGCAGAAGCCGGTCGTGATTATAATACTACTGACATGAGCCGCTATCGTATGTACAATGAATATTTTTATCCGTACAAGGCAGCGGTTGAAGCAGGTGTTGGAAGCGTAATGGCTTCGTTTAACGATATTGATGGAATACCTGCAACAGGAAATAAATGGTTACTCACAGATGTGTTGCGCAGGCAATGGGGCTTTAAAGGATTTCTCGTTACTGATTATACAGGCATCAATGAAATGATGGATCATGGTATTGGTGATCTTAAAACTGTTTCAGCAAGAGCATTGGGTGCGGGTATTGATATGGATATGGTGGGCGAAGGATTTCTGACAACACTCAAGCAATCATTGAGCAGCGGGAAAGTAACCATGCAAATGATCGATGCAGCTTGCAGAAGAATCCTTGAAGCAAAATATAAGCTCGGGTTGTTCGATGATCCTTATCGTTATTGTAACGAGGAGCGTGCAAAGACAGAAATATTTACCTCGGCTCATCGTAAGATCGCAAGAGAAACAGCAGCACAAAGCTTTGTGTTGTTAAAAAATCAAAACAATGTATTGCCACTGAAGAAAAGCGGAACAGTTGCAGTGATCGGGCCATTGGCAAATGATAAACGTAATATGCCCGGCACATGGAGTGTAGCTGCAGAGTTTGATAAAGCAACAGCTGTATTAACCGGTTTGAATGAAGTGGCTGGTAATAAAGTAAAGTTCCTCTATGCAAAAGGAAGTAATCTTGATTATGATGAAGCATTTGAAGATCGGGCTACCATGTTTGGTAAAGGAATCGGTCGTGACAAACGTACACCTGAAGAAATGATCAACGAGGCGATAGCGATCGCAAATCAAAGTGATGTAGTGTTAGCCGTGTTGGGTGAAAGTGCAGAGATGAGTGGTGAATCATCAAGCAGAACTAACATTGAAATGCCACAGGCTCAAAAAGAATTGTTGAAGGCCTTATTGAAAACGGGTAAGCCTGTTGTACTGGTATTATTTACCGGTCGGCCATTGGCATTAACATGGGAACAGCAGAATGTACCGGCTATTCTCAATGTTTGGTTTGGCGGTAGTGAAGCTGGTTATGCAGTTGCTGATGTATTGTTTGGCGATGTAAATCCTTCAGGCAAATTAACCATGACGTTTCCGCAGAATGTTGGACAGGTGCCTTTGTTTTACAATCACAAGAATACCGGCCGTCCATTGGCAGATGGAAAGTGGTTTGAAAAATTCCGCAGCAATTATTTAGATGTAAGTAATGATCCGTTGTATCCTTTTGGTTATGGACTGAGTTATACAAACTTTAGTTATAGTGATGTAAAGATCAGCAATGGATCACCCAAGGGTAATCAAACTATTACAGCAAGTGTAACATTGACCAATACAGGCTCTGTTACAGGAAAAGAAGTGGTGCAGTTATACATCCGTGATGTGGTTGGTTCAGTAACACGCCCGGTAAAAGAATTGAAAGGTTTCCAGAAAATTGAATTAAAAGCAGGAGAAAGTAAAACCGTTACATTCAATATCTCACCCAATGATCTGAAGTTTTACAATTACGATTTGAAACATGATTGGGAAGCAGGCGAGTTTCAGATCATGATCGGCGGAAATTCAAGAGATGTGAAAATGGCAAAAGTAAATTGGAGTAAATAA
- the nirD gene encoding nitrite reductase small subunit NirD has protein sequence MIAEKTITWFAACRAEDVPANGGVCVKYNDTQIALFHFTRRDEWYATQNECPHRQQMALSRGMIGTQNEEPKVACPFHKKTFSLVTGECLSGDECAIKTYEVKVENGTVYIGIED, from the coding sequence ATGATCGCAGAAAAAACAATTACCTGGTTTGCCGCCTGCAGAGCTGAAGATGTTCCTGCTAACGGTGGCGTGTGTGTGAAATACAACGACACACAAATTGCACTTTTCCATTTTACAAGGAGAGATGAGTGGTATGCCACCCAAAACGAATGCCCACATCGTCAGCAAATGGCGTTGAGCCGTGGTATGATCGGTACACAAAACGAAGAACCGAAGGTTGCCTGTCCGTTTCACAAAAAAACATTCTCGTTGGTTACAGGCGAATGCCTGAGTGGTGATGAATGCGCCATTAAAACCTATGAGGTGAAAGTAGAGAACGGTACGGTATATATCGGCATTGAAGATTAA
- a CDS encoding Crp/Fnr family transcriptional regulator: MKQNKKNCDLKSCTMCKQCQHDWLPALDANRKSFHFKKGEQLFIEGEEVTGMYFISKGLVKVHKRWSDEKELILRIARDGDIVGHRGLGADTVYPVSGTAMEPTDVCYIDLSFFNSTLRTNPDFQYNLLMFFAAELKESEKRMRNLAHMNVKGRIANALLYLQNKFGKDAHGYINLSISRQDLASYTGTTYESLFRIMNELSSEKAINTDGKKTQILNEALLQEYMEQS; encoded by the coding sequence ATGAAGCAAAACAAAAAGAACTGCGACCTGAAAAGCTGTACCATGTGCAAACAATGCCAGCACGATTGGTTGCCTGCACTTGATGCCAACCGTAAAAGCTTTCATTTCAAAAAGGGTGAGCAACTGTTTATTGAAGGCGAGGAAGTAACAGGCATGTATTTTATCAGCAAAGGGTTGGTAAAAGTGCATAAACGCTGGAGCGATGAAAAAGAACTGATCCTACGAATTGCAAGAGATGGTGATATTGTAGGACATCGTGGTCTTGGTGCCGATACTGTTTATCCTGTTTCAGGTACAGCAATGGAACCTACTGATGTTTGCTACATTGATCTTTCTTTCTTTAACAGTACACTTCGTACCAATCCCGATTTTCAATACAATTTATTAATGTTCTTTGCTGCCGAGTTGAAAGAATCGGAGAAACGCATGCGTAACCTTGCACACATGAATGTAAAGGGACGTATTGCAAATGCATTGCTTTATTTACAGAATAAGTTTGGGAAAGATGCACATGGTTACATTAATCTTTCTATCAGCCGCCAGGATCTTGCATCGTATACTGGCACTACGTATGAATCACTGTTCAGGATCATGAATGAATTAAGCAGTGAAAAAGCCATTAATACCGACGGCAAGAAAACACAAATTCTGAACGAAGCATTACTGCAAGAATATATGGAGCAGAGCTGA
- the cobA gene encoding uroporphyrinogen-III C-methyltransferase, with product MKLGKLILIGAGPGDPELITIKAIRMLEQADVILYDALANDELLQYASPGCIKRFVGKRYGCHALSQEEINTLIVEYGQNHKMVVRLKGGDPFVFGRAQEEIETARLAGMEVELVPGISSAIAVPASQMIPLTCRGINESFWVTTGTTRSGEISTDIQLAAQSSATVIILMAMSKLEGIMDIFRTHGKSDTPVAIIQNGTTKDEKMIIGTVKDIFFKASYEGIGNPAIIIVGEVVKLHPSLIKSAINEQTRDGIFQKKSL from the coding sequence ATGAAACTGGGGAAATTGATACTTATTGGGGCCGGACCAGGCGATCCGGAACTTATTACAATAAAAGCTATACGTATGCTGGAGCAGGCCGATGTCATCTTATATGATGCCCTCGCCAACGATGAACTTCTGCAATATGCCTCGCCTGGCTGTATCAAGCGTTTTGTGGGCAAACGTTATGGTTGCCATGCCCTTTCGCAGGAAGAGATCAATACATTAATAGTAGAATATGGTCAGAATCACAAGATGGTGGTTCGTTTAAAAGGTGGTGATCCTTTTGTTTTTGGCCGTGCGCAGGAAGAAATTGAAACTGCAAGACTGGCCGGAATGGAAGTTGAGTTAGTGCCGGGTATCTCCAGTGCCATTGCTGTACCGGCTTCTCAAATGATCCCCCTCACCTGTCGTGGTATTAATGAAAGCTTTTGGGTAACAACAGGCACCACCCGTTCAGGTGAGATATCGACTGACATACAATTAGCCGCACAATCGAGCGCTACTGTTATTATATTAATGGCCATGAGTAAGCTTGAAGGTATTATGGATATTTTCAGAACACATGGCAAAAGTGATACACCGGTTGCTATTATTCAGAATGGAACTACCAAAGATGAGAAGATGATAATCGGCACAGTGAAAGATATTTTCTTTAAAGCATCCTACGAAGGTATTGGCAACCCTGCTATTATTATTGTGGGCGAAGTAGTGAAACTGCATCCTTCACTTATAAAATCGGCTATCAACGAACAAACAAGAGATGGTATCTTTCAGAAGAAATCTTTGTAA
- a CDS encoding discoidin domain-containing protein, producing MKNGVMLIILFVTVCSSHAQKKTYCNPINIDYGYTPIPNFSEWGRHRATADPVIVTYKGDYYLFSTNQWGYWHSSDMLNWKFVSRKFLRPWNKAYDELCAPAVGIIGDTMIVFGSTYTRNFSIWMSTNPKANEWKPLVDSFDIGGWDPSFFTDDDGRLYMYNGSSNKFPMYGIELNRKTFQPIGTRKEMYLLEPWRFGWQRFGEHMDNTFLDPFIEGSHMTKYKGKYYLQYGAPGTEFSGYADGLLVGNGPLDFFEAQSDPLSIKLGGFVRGAGHGATFTDKFNQYWHVSTTVLSVKNTFERRLGIWPTGFDKDGNMFCNTTFGDYPHYIPADKIDGSTYGKDGKSPYFTGWMLLNYNKPVQVSSTLGGYLPNNAVDELIKTYWSATTGNKDEWIQTDLGNVSTVNAVQINYADQDVEQNRLGKWNDQYHQYKLYYSVDGKKWNMLVDKSNNKTDLPHEYVELEKPVQARYIKLENIHMPTGKFAISGFRVFGNGNGAKPEAVKGFIVLRTEKDKRSAFIKWKPVDNAFAYNIYYGTHPDKLYTSIMIHSNNEYWMKAMDSQKTYYYSIESINENGVSERSPVIKVE from the coding sequence ATGAAGAACGGTGTAATGCTTATAATACTGTTTGTAACAGTTTGCAGTAGTCATGCGCAGAAAAAAACCTATTGCAACCCAATCAATATTGATTATGGCTATACACCTATTCCAAATTTCAGCGAATGGGGCAGGCACCGTGCAACAGCCGATCCTGTGATCGTTACATACAAAGGCGATTATTATCTCTTCAGCACAAACCAATGGGGTTATTGGCACAGCAGCGATATGCTCAACTGGAAATTTGTATCAAGGAAATTTTTGCGACCATGGAATAAAGCATATGATGAACTCTGTGCACCTGCTGTTGGTATCATAGGAGATACGATGATCGTTTTTGGTTCAACTTACACACGCAACTTCAGCATTTGGATGAGTACAAACCCAAAAGCAAATGAATGGAAACCGTTAGTTGATTCATTTGATATTGGTGGTTGGGATCCTTCTTTCTTTACGGATGATGATGGCAGACTGTATATGTACAATGGCAGCAGCAATAAATTTCCCATGTATGGCATTGAATTGAACCGAAAGACATTTCAGCCAATTGGCACAAGAAAAGAAATGTATTTGCTTGAGCCCTGGCGTTTTGGCTGGCAACGTTTTGGTGAGCACATGGATAATACATTTCTTGATCCGTTTATTGAAGGCAGTCACATGACAAAGTATAAAGGAAAATATTATTTGCAATATGGTGCACCAGGCACAGAGTTCAGTGGTTATGCAGATGGTTTATTAGTAGGCAATGGACCGTTGGATTTTTTTGAAGCACAAAGTGATCCGTTAAGTATTAAGTTAGGAGGTTTTGTTAGAGGGGCAGGACATGGTGCAACATTTACTGATAAGTTCAATCAATACTGGCACGTATCAACAACAGTTCTGTCGGTGAAGAATACTTTTGAACGCAGGCTTGGTATATGGCCAACCGGTTTTGATAAAGATGGCAACATGTTTTGCAATACAACATTTGGCGATTATCCGCATTATATTCCTGCCGATAAAATTGACGGATCAACTTATGGAAAAGATGGCAAGTCGCCTTATTTCACAGGCTGGATGTTACTCAATTATAATAAACCTGTGCAGGTTTCTTCAACACTCGGTGGTTACCTCCCCAACAATGCAGTGGATGAGTTGATCAAAACATACTGGAGCGCAACAACAGGAAATAAAGACGAGTGGATACAAACCGATCTTGGAAATGTTTCAACTGTTAACGCTGTGCAGATCAATTATGCCGACCAGGATGTTGAGCAAAACCGTTTAGGTAAATGGAATGATCAATATCACCAATACAAATTGTACTATTCAGTTGATGGGAAAAAGTGGAATATGTTAGTTGATAAAAGCAATAACAAAACTGATCTTCCTCATGAATATGTTGAATTGGAAAAACCAGTACAAGCACGTTATATCAAACTGGAAAATATTCATATGCCAACCGGCAAGTTTGCAATCAGTGGCTTTCGGGTATTTGGAAATGGTAATGGTGCAAAACCTGAAGCCGTGAAAGGTTTTATCGTATTACGTACAGAAAAAGATAAACGAAGTGCCTTCATAAAATGGAAACCGGTTGACAATGCTTTTGCTTATAACATCTACTACGGCACGCATCCTGATAAACTGTACACAAGTATCATGATCCATTCCAACAATGAGTACTGGATGAAAGCAATGGATTCTCAAAAGACATATTATTATTCCATAGAATCGATAAATGAAAATGGAGTAAGTGAACGTTCACCTGTTATTAAAGTTGAATAA
- a CDS encoding GDSL-type esterase/lipase family protein, giving the protein MGKQIFIGIFSLLFFVAVNAQSNEPYPFWNEVQEFKTADSISFPASNQILLIGSSSFTLWKDVQSYFPDRKILNRAFGGSTLIDVIRYRYDVVYPYQPKQIVIYCGENDFASSDTVTIEMVVKRFTTLFNYIRAKYRNVPLAYVSMKPSPSRVNLMPKYVEANKRIRNFLATKPNTKFVDVYSAMLTSTGEPMPHIFQEDRLHMNEKGYAIWKKKLQNVLLK; this is encoded by the coding sequence ATGGGGAAGCAAATTTTCATTGGTATTTTTTCCTTGTTATTTTTTGTTGCAGTGAATGCACAAAGTAATGAACCATATCCATTTTGGAACGAAGTGCAGGAATTTAAAACAGCCGACAGTATTTCGTTCCCTGCATCTAACCAAATTCTGTTGATCGGTAGTTCTTCCTTTACGTTATGGAAAGATGTTCAGAGTTATTTCCCCGATCGTAAAATATTGAACCGTGCATTTGGCGGCAGCACTTTGATTGATGTGATCCGTTACCGCTATGATGTTGTTTATCCATATCAACCGAAACAGATCGTTATCTACTGCGGAGAGAATGATTTTGCCAGCAGTGATACGGTAACAATTGAAATGGTCGTAAAACGTTTTACTACATTATTCAATTATATCCGTGCAAAGTATAGGAACGTACCCCTGGCTTATGTGTCAATGAAGCCAAGCCCAAGTCGTGTAAACCTGATGCCGAAATATGTGGAAGCGAATAAGCGCATTCGAAATTTTCTGGCAACAAAACCCAACACAAAGTTTGTAGACGTTTACAGCGCAATGCTTACTTCAACCGGCGAACCAATGCCTCATATTTTTCAAGAAGACAGGTTGCACATGAATGAAAAAGGTTATGCTATCTGGAAAAAGAAACTGCAGAATGTTTTACTTAAATAA